The genomic interval TTCTGTTATTACAAAGTACCATTTTTTATTACTTTAGCCTCCAAATTCAACCAAAACAGTGAAGGAATGGAGGTCGCATGCCGGAGGTCCTAGATAATGAAACAGCATTACTTGAAAGAATGGCGAAGGGTGATAAGGATGCCTTTCAGGTAATCTATTACCATTACGCGCCAAGGATATACGGCAAACTCCTGAAATTGTTACATTCCGAAGACCTGGCTTCAGAACTGCTGCAGGAGGTGTTTATTATCGTCTGGCAGAAACATGCCCTGATCGATCCGGAGCGTTCATTCCGGTCTTACCTTTTCAAAATAGCAGACAACCTGGCCATAGACCTTTTCCGGAAGGCCAATCGAAGCGCCCAGTTGATCAACCGCCTGCTGGAAGCCAGTATTGATCATTATACGCATACGGAAGAAAGGCTGGAGCAAAAGGAGAATGCATTCCTGCTCCAGACTGCCATTGATGCCTTACCCCCGCAACGTAAACTTGTATTTACCCTCTGTAAACTGGAGGGGAAGAGTCATGATGAAGTAAGCCGTTTATTAGGTATTTCTCCATCTACCGTTAATAATCATGTAGTTAAGGCTACTCAATTCCTGCGGGAGTACCTGGCCGGCCGTCCCGACATTACGGGAATGCTCCTGCTTTGGTTTTTATTTAAATAATTTTTTTCCCCGGAGTAGTTATTTATTCAAGCTTGTTCGTAATGGCTATTATGGAAGATATTTTTCATGAGGAGGAACTGCGTAGCCTGTTCGGTAAATTCCTGCAAAAAGACTGCTCGGAAACGGAGATCCGGAGACTAATGGAGTACGCTGACATAGATCAGCTGAAGTCCGTATGGGAGGAATTGCTGTCAGATGTGGAGGTGGAAGGAACTGCCGGGGAGCTCTATGTGCTGTATCAGCAGCCGGTAGACAAGGTGTTCCGTAATCTTTCATTCCTTACAGATGAATTGCCGCAACAGGAGGGCTCCCGTGGAATATTTTCTTTGTCCCGCTATTGGTGGGCCGCTGCCGCCGTTTTCCTACTGCTGTTATCAGGTACCTGGTTTTTTATGATTAGGCCACAAAGGCAGGGAACGGTTATCGCTACTGTATATGACAGGGCACCGGGCACCGACAAAGCCTTACTGACGTTGGCGGATGGAAAAGTAGTGCCGCTGGACAGTACCGGCAAAGAGCAGTTGGTGCAGGGCAATACGGCTATACAGCAACAGGGTGGGCTGTTAAAATACAGTGCCGGTGCACATGCCGCCGGCTTCAATACACTGAGCACTCCCCGTGGCGGACAATTCCGGGTGGTATTGCCGGATGGTACCGCCGTATGGCTGAATGCCGCTACCTCGCTGCGTTATCCCACAGCCTTCGACGGTAATGAAAGAGTAGTAATGCTGCGTGGGGAGGCTTACTTTGAAGTAGCTAAAAACGCCAGACCTTTCCGCGTACAGATAGATGAACGCACAGCGGTAGAGGTGCTCGGCACACACTTTAATATCCATGCCTATTCCGATGAAAACCAGATCAGTACAACGTTGCTGGAAGGTAAAGTAATAATGACCAGAAGTGATGCATTACTCCGGCGCGTTGTGCTGAATCCGGGCCAGCAGGCAATAGCAGATAAAGAACAGTTAGGAATTAGTAAACAGGTGAATATTGACCAGGTAATGGCCTGGAAGAACGGTATGTTCAACTTCGAAGGTATGGACCTGCCCTCCGTGTTGCGGCAGTTAGCCAGATGGTATGACGTAGAGATCATCTATGAAGGAAAAATACCTACCAGGAAATTCGGCGGTGAAATGCAGCGGGATCTTTCCCTGCAACAGGTGCTGCGCATACTGGAAAGGATGGACGTAAAATGCAGGATTGAAAACGGGAACAGACTAATAGTAATGTAAGGGGGAACATCAGCCAAAATAAAAAGTCGTTCTACCCCCGTAGAACGACCACAGCCATGGCCGGCAAACAAACAGTCTTCGTAGGACGCTTATTTATTTATCAACCACAACCAGTACAAAAGTATGAATTTTCAAGCTTTTTGTAACCGGCAGGGGAAGCCTATGCCCGTCCGGAAGGACCACCGGTTATTGATCCAAACGCTACGTGTTATGCGATTATCAACCATTATCCTGCTGCTCTGCATTTTGCAGGCGAGCGCCAGTAACACCTACTCACAAAGCATCACCTATACCTGTAAAGATGCATCGCTTGAGCAGGTATTTAAAATCATTAAGCAGCAAACAGGATATGTCGTGTTTTACGACCAGGAGCTGCTGGTAAAAACCAAACGTGTTACCCTGACAGTAAAAAACCTGGAGCTGGAGTCTTTCCTCAGGAAAGCACTGGATGATCAGCCGCTGGATTACTCCATTGAAAACAAAACGATCATCATATCCAGGAAAGTAGTGCCGGAAAAAGTGCCTTATGTACTGCCGATGAAAATTCCGCTGGTGTCGGGTATTGTTACCGACGAAAAGGGCCGGCCCGTGGCGCGAGCGGTTGTTCGCCTGCTGCCAACGGAAGACAGGGGTACGATGACAGAGGAAGACGGCTCCTTTAATCTGGCCGCAGTGCCGCCGGGTAACTATACACTGGAAGTCAGACACCTGAGCTTTTTGACGGCGCAAAAGAAGATCGTAGTGGCCGATAAGGATGTAAAGGTAACGATCGCCCTGGTACCACAGCAGCGGGACTTGAAGGGGATTGTGATCAGCACCGGTTTCCAGAAGATTGAAAAAGCAGCTACAACTGGTTCTTACTCCCAGATAACTGCCAGAGAACTGGAAGAAACACCTGATATTAATATTATGAAGCGGTTGGAGGGCAAGGTGCCTGGTGTACGCTTCGACATTCGTAATAACCGTATCCAGATAAGAGGAGTGAATAATTTTGGTACCAGCTCTCCGCTGATCATTATAGACGGTTTCCCGGCCATTGATCAGAACCTGGCATTGCGTCCGGGGTATACACCGCTGTTGGGTGACCAGGCAGGCACCAGCTATGATGTATTGAATGCGTTCAACCCTGCGGATATTGAAAGTATCACTTTCCTGAAGGATGCAGCGGCTACCTCCATCTGGGGTTCCAGTGCGGCTAACGGGGTGATCGTGGTGGAAACAAAGAAGGGCAGGAAGGGTGAGATGACAACCCTTAACCTGGCAAGTACGCTCAGCATTGCAGCACCTGCAAACATGAAGAACATGAATGCGATGAACAGCCGTGAGTACATCGACTTCGAACGCGAGATGTTTGACGCTAATTTTTACCAGGATCCTTTTACACACTGGCGGTATACTAATCCCAGTGAGGCCGTGAAATACATGTTCCTGGGCAAACGTGGCGACATCACTCCACAGCAGCGGGATGAAGCCCTGGAGAAACTGGCCAGTACGAACAACCAGTCACAGATCAGGGAATACCTCTTACGACAGGCGGTGACACAACAGTATAACCTGTCCGTAAGCGGTGGCGGAAGGAATACCAGTTATTATGTATCCGGTAACTATTCCAAAAATCTGCCGGTGTTCAGGGGAAACAAGACCAGTTCCTATTTCCTGAACAGTAACATGACTACCGACCTGTTGGATGGAAAGGTGAAATTGTCTACCGGTATTAACCACAATTATTCAAGCAGTGTGGTGAACGCCGCTGCGTTGACCGCATTGAACCCCGGCACTTTTGCCCTGCGTCCTTATGATCTGCTGGTAGATGAGCATGGGCAGTCAAAGAACTACAGTGTTTTATTCAAACCGAATATAGAAGATAGTCTGCGGAGATTAGGCATGCTTCCCTGGACCTACAATACCATCGATCAGCTGAATTATTCCAATACCCATTATTTCAAGCAGACCACCCGTGTACAGACCTCCCTCACCACCCGCCTGACGCCCTGGGCAGACCTGCAGTTGTCGGGTATGTACCAGCGCAGTTCACAGGAGATCGAGCTGATAGATGAACTTAATAGCTATGTTACGAGAGATATGTTGAATACAGCTACCTCTGTTCAGAACGGCAAACTTGTTTATGGTATTCCCATAGGCGCTGTTGCGAAGCATACCAATACCTGGTCTACTGACTATGGTTTGCGAGCGCAGCTGAATATAGACAAGCAGTGGAAACTGATCCATCATCTTAACTTCCTTGCGGGTACTGACATCCGCGAGACAAAGTCAAAAGGGTACCGGCAGACGCATTATGGCTACGATCCCAATACAGGTGCTGCGCAGGCCTGGAACCCGACAGTCCCGTACAGGACCTTCTTTTTCGGAACGCGTACGCTGGGGTATTCCGATGGGGCACTGATGTCAGATATACAACGTTTTCTCTCCTATTTCTCCAACGTCAACTATTCGCTGTACGACAAGTACTTCCTTTCGGGTAGCCTGCGTTTTGATGATTTCAGCATGTTAGGCATAGCGCGCCGTGACAGGGCTATTCCCTTATGGTCTGCAGGTTTGAAATGGGATATGAGGAAGGAGCATTTCATGCCGGCAGAGAAATGGTTGACGGGACTAATGTTACGATTAACCTACGGTACGGCAGGTACGGCCCCCAATGGCGGAACCAGTTTCCCTGTTGTGAATGTTATGCCTGCCGATCCGATGACAGGGTTGGCATATGCAACGATCGGTTCTCCCGGCAACCAGCAACTCGGCTGGGAAACAACGGCTACCCTGAACGGAGGTCTTGATGCAGACATCCTGCATGGCTTGCTTGGTATCACATTTGACATATACCGTAAACATTCATCCGGCATACTGGCCACCTTGCCTTTTAATCCCACCTATGGCTGGAGCTCACTGTTATATAATACAGCGTCCATGAACAGCCACGGTTTGGAGCTGGGTATTAACGCCAATATCATCCGGACAAGGGATTGGGGATATACCACCAGTTTCAACCTGGCCTACAACACCAATAAGGTAACAGACACAAGGTTCAATGTGACGGAGAGTACGATGCAAACGGGTTCGCCCGTAACAGGTCACCCGGTCGATTACCTGACGGCATTAAGATGGGCAGGACTGGACAACGAAGGGCAGTCGCTCATTTACGATAATGCCGGCAAGATCCTGACGTCTACTGATGGAGCGATATTGAAGCCTGAAGACCGGGTGTTTAAAGGGCGTCTTAATCCGCCGGTGTTCGGAGGCTTTATGCATTTGATAAGATACAGGCAGCTGAGCTTTTCTGCAAGAATGGTCTTCTATATGGGGCATCATATGATGAAAAAGGACGTGACGCCAGGGCTGTATCCGGAGGGCGGTAGTGCGCCGGGATTTGCAGGTACATCAAAAGCCCTGGTACGCCGCTGGCGGAAGCCGGGCGATGAAGCCACCACCAATATTCCCGGTATCATTCATTCCAATTTTACAAGCCTGGACCGCTACAGCAATGCAGACATCAATGTGATCAGTGCTTCACATGCGCGCCTGGAACAACTCTCCCTGAACTATACAGCAGGTCCACGCATACTTAAAAGATGTCCCTTTATGAAGACCATGAACATAGGGGCCACCGTGAGTAACCTGGGTGTTATATGGCGTAAGAATAAAGAGGGAATTGACCCGATGTATGTGTTGGAAAACAACTTCGGCAGCCTTAAGCCGGCTCCTACCTATACTTTCAACTTCAATGTTTCATTTTAATCTTTACAGATCATGTCTATCATAAACAGGTTAATATATTTCGCGCTGGGTGGTGTGTTACTGTGCCTGAATACAGGATGCAGGGACTATGTAGAGGTTACACCTATCGGAAGACGGGCCTTGGTGAATACGGGCGATTATCAGCAGTTGTTATATAATGGTAACGACTTCCAGCCCTCCGGTTCCTTTCCGGCCTATGCGTCAGACGACTATGGTATCAGCGACGCCAATTTTGAAGCGAATATGCTAAAGGTGCTGGGAGCAGTATACAGCTGGGCTGTTACATTTGTGGGGGACGGGGAGGACCCGGATTGGTCCAGGTTTTACAAACAGATCTATGTCTGCAACCAGGTCATTGAGGGAGTATCCGGCAGCGCAGGAGGTACACCCGCAGAGAAAGAACGCATACGTGCGGAAGCGCTGGTACATCGTGCATATGCGTACCTGATGTTGGTGAATAGCTATGCGAAGCACTATAACAAAACAACTGCCGCTGCCGATGCCGGCGTACCGTTGTTGCTGAAACCCGACCTGTACGCACCTTTGCCCAGAGCCTCCGTACAGGCAGTCTACGACCAGGTGAAAGCAGACCTGGAAGCGGCGATACCTGCATTGCCGGATCAGGCTATCATTAACATGGTACCTTCTGCTACCGCGGCTTATGCTTTGCTGGCGCGCGCCTCGCTTTATATGTCCGATTATACGAATGCGGCAAAATATGCAGACAGTGCGCTGGCCAGACAATCCACCCTGCTGGACCTGCGGAAATATGCTGACAATGTGATTACTTTACCGCTCCTCTACCAGGATCCGGAAGTGATGCTGGCAAAGGAGGTCCGTTCGCTGACCCAGGTATATGCACTGAACCCTTCACTGGTACAGCTTTTTACTACGGGAGACCTTCGTTATACATTGTTTACAGCTGACGGTTCGAACTATGGCTGGTCACCCTTCACAGGCAGAGGCTTCTGGCGCCCCATGCTTACGAATACAGGCGCCTGGACAGGACCTAGCGTGGCAGAGATGATGTTGATCAGGGCAGAATGCGATGCCCGTAGTGGCAGGAAGGCAGATGCTTTGGCGCTGTTGAATGCATTGCGCGTGAAACGTTTCACCGCAGAGGACTATTCAGACCTGACGGCCGCAACACCGGAGGCCGCGCTACGACTGGTGTTGGAGGAACGTCGCCGTGAACTGATGGGCACCGGTCTTCGCTGGTTCGATCAGAAAAGGCTGAACCTTGAACCGGCTTTTGCCACGACGGTTACACGTACCTACATGGGCAAGACCTATACGCTGGAGCCCAACAGCAACCGATACGTATTTCCAATAGCCACAACTTATATTCAATTTAATCCGGAGATCACACAGAATCCGAGGTAAAAAACATTAGCAAATCACATATGAAATCAAGATCAAGCAGGAGTGCATGGCTGTTGTCATGCGCCATGTTAGCTGCGTCCTTTCATGTAACGGCGCAGAAGAGAAAAGGTAAAGACAAGGATAAAGCTGCTCCTTCCGCCGAAGTGAAAGCCGATACGACGAGCAAGAAGCCGGAACCACCCAAACTGAAAAAGTACAGTGAAGTGATCACCAAAGACATGGTCACCTCCAAAGGCTTTATTACCGTGCATTCCAAAGAGGATGAGTACTTCTTCGAAGTGCCGTTTTCCCTGATGGGTAAAGACATCCTGATCGTGAACCGCGTTGCCGAAGCCTCTGTGGACATGCGTAATGGCATATGGGGACTGGTAGGCGATGACATCGGGCAGGGTGTATACCGTTTTGAAAGAGGCAGGGGCAATAAGCTTTTCCTGCGCCGCATCTCTTTCACAGAATATACGGGCGACAGCACCAAGCCGATGTACGCCAGTGTACAGAAGAACAACCTGCAGGCTATTGCGGCGGTTTTCCCGATTGCAGCGTACAATGAAGATTCAAGTGCAGCAGTACTGAATATGAAAGAATTCCTGGAAAGCGATAATGATATCCTGTATTTCTCCAAACAGGCATTTAAGGACCGTGCCGGTATGGGCGCACAACAGAATGACCGCAGCTACATCAAGTATGTACATCCTTACACTACTAACCTGGAAGTACGGGCATTTAAAACATACAGCGCGGGCAGGAACCCAACATCCTCCAATTACAGTGTGGAGCTGAATTCATCCATGGTATTACTGCCGGAAAGTCCGGTGCGCC from Chitinophaga filiformis carries:
- a CDS encoding RNA polymerase sigma factor, giving the protein MPEVLDNETALLERMAKGDKDAFQVIYYHYAPRIYGKLLKLLHSEDLASELLQEVFIIVWQKHALIDPERSFRSYLFKIADNLAIDLFRKANRSAQLINRLLEASIDHYTHTEERLEQKENAFLLQTAIDALPPQRKLVFTLCKLEGKSHDEVSRLLGISPSTVNNHVVKATQFLREYLAGRPDITGMLLLWFLFK
- a CDS encoding FecR family protein; its protein translation is MEDIFHEEELRSLFGKFLQKDCSETEIRRLMEYADIDQLKSVWEELLSDVEVEGTAGELYVLYQQPVDKVFRNLSFLTDELPQQEGSRGIFSLSRYWWAAAAVFLLLLSGTWFFMIRPQRQGTVIATVYDRAPGTDKALLTLADGKVVPLDSTGKEQLVQGNTAIQQQGGLLKYSAGAHAAGFNTLSTPRGGQFRVVLPDGTAVWLNAATSLRYPTAFDGNERVVMLRGEAYFEVAKNARPFRVQIDERTAVEVLGTHFNIHAYSDENQISTTLLEGKVIMTRSDALLRRVVLNPGQQAIADKEQLGISKQVNIDQVMAWKNGMFNFEGMDLPSVLRQLARWYDVEIIYEGKIPTRKFGGEMQRDLSLQQVLRILERMDVKCRIENGNRLIVM
- a CDS encoding SusC/RagA family TonB-linked outer membrane protein, whose product is MRLSTIILLLCILQASASNTYSQSITYTCKDASLEQVFKIIKQQTGYVVFYDQELLVKTKRVTLTVKNLELESFLRKALDDQPLDYSIENKTIIISRKVVPEKVPYVLPMKIPLVSGIVTDEKGRPVARAVVRLLPTEDRGTMTEEDGSFNLAAVPPGNYTLEVRHLSFLTAQKKIVVADKDVKVTIALVPQQRDLKGIVISTGFQKIEKAATTGSYSQITARELEETPDINIMKRLEGKVPGVRFDIRNNRIQIRGVNNFGTSSPLIIIDGFPAIDQNLALRPGYTPLLGDQAGTSYDVLNAFNPADIESITFLKDAAATSIWGSSAANGVIVVETKKGRKGEMTTLNLASTLSIAAPANMKNMNAMNSREYIDFEREMFDANFYQDPFTHWRYTNPSEAVKYMFLGKRGDITPQQRDEALEKLASTNNQSQIREYLLRQAVTQQYNLSVSGGGRNTSYYVSGNYSKNLPVFRGNKTSSYFLNSNMTTDLLDGKVKLSTGINHNYSSSVVNAAALTALNPGTFALRPYDLLVDEHGQSKNYSVLFKPNIEDSLRRLGMLPWTYNTIDQLNYSNTHYFKQTTRVQTSLTTRLTPWADLQLSGMYQRSSQEIELIDELNSYVTRDMLNTATSVQNGKLVYGIPIGAVAKHTNTWSTDYGLRAQLNIDKQWKLIHHLNFLAGTDIRETKSKGYRQTHYGYDPNTGAAQAWNPTVPYRTFFFGTRTLGYSDGALMSDIQRFLSYFSNVNYSLYDKYFLSGSLRFDDFSMLGIARRDRAIPLWSAGLKWDMRKEHFMPAEKWLTGLMLRLTYGTAGTAPNGGTSFPVVNVMPADPMTGLAYATIGSPGNQQLGWETTATLNGGLDADILHGLLGITFDIYRKHSSGILATLPFNPTYGWSSLLYNTASMNSHGLELGINANIIRTRDWGYTTSFNLAYNTNKVTDTRFNVTESTMQTGSPVTGHPVDYLTALRWAGLDNEGQSLIYDNAGKILTSTDGAILKPEDRVFKGRLNPPVFGGFMHLIRYRQLSFSARMVFYMGHHMMKKDVTPGLYPEGGSAPGFAGTSKALVRRWRKPGDEATTNIPGIIHSNFTSLDRYSNADINVISASHARLEQLSLNYTAGPRILKRCPFMKTMNIGATVSNLGVIWRKNKEGIDPMYVLENNFGSLKPAPTYTFNFNVSF
- a CDS encoding RagB/SusD family nutrient uptake outer membrane protein, with product MSIINRLIYFALGGVLLCLNTGCRDYVEVTPIGRRALVNTGDYQQLLYNGNDFQPSGSFPAYASDDYGISDANFEANMLKVLGAVYSWAVTFVGDGEDPDWSRFYKQIYVCNQVIEGVSGSAGGTPAEKERIRAEALVHRAYAYLMLVNSYAKHYNKTTAAADAGVPLLLKPDLYAPLPRASVQAVYDQVKADLEAAIPALPDQAIINMVPSATAAYALLARASLYMSDYTNAAKYADSALARQSTLLDLRKYADNVITLPLLYQDPEVMLAKEVRSLTQVYALNPSLVQLFTTGDLRYTLFTADGSNYGWSPFTGRGFWRPMLTNTGAWTGPSVAEMMLIRAECDARSGRKADALALLNALRVKRFTAEDYSDLTAATPEAALRLVLEERRRELMGTGLRWFDQKRLNLEPAFATTVTRTYMGKTYTLEPNSNRYVFPIATTYIQFNPEITQNPR